Genomic window (Vitis riparia cultivar Riparia Gloire de Montpellier isolate 1030 chromosome 4, EGFV_Vit.rip_1.0, whole genome shotgun sequence):
ATcacataattaataatcattAAGATGAAATATGAAACTTCAAAATAATCACAACCATGGTGATGGTCATGATTGTTTCTTGCTGATTATGATCCAGGGAAACAAGATTAATCAATATTCACAACCAAACAACAAATAGAAATATCTAAATTCTGACCACAAGTAAAAGCCATGGAACAACACAGGACAATTGCAAACTACAGTGCACTAAAAAAGTTATTGAAAGATGGTATCACATTCTGGGAACAATAGATATAAAAGTGGACAAAAAACAACTGATTCTAATTAAATGCCAAAAAGATTTGATGTCAAGGTCAATCTATCTAAAAACAGTTGATAATcacaaaattcaaaaagttCAATTGATGCCTTTCCCTACCTTCCAGAatttgatggttttatcattAGTGGAGAGAAGAAACAGTGCGCTGTTAGCTGTCTGACACCATCTAATCTTGTTGATTTTCTCCTCAATTTCCAAGCTCTTGAGATAGTCAAACTGAATTCAAACATATTAAATGCAGAATTAAATTCCAGAGTCCAGTAAGGATGGAAGACAGACAAGATAAAAGGATATGGTAATCATCAGCAACCCAGAAACGAAATTCTTAAAGGACACCTCTGGTTCATGGCTCTGAAACTCAGTTTTATAGTGGAACTCAGGATGCCTGCTTGGTGAATAATCCGCCGTCTCTAAATCTCTTCGATTCCCACCATGCTACAAAGTGAAACAAACAACACATAAAGAAACCAACACAAATACATCTGACAACAAAATAAACAAGCAAACAGTCTAGCAACATACATCCCTCGTATCAGTTCTGTTAAATAAAACCACCCGACCCCCACGATCTCCAGTAGCAAGATGGTCCCCAGTTTTATCAAACTCAATAGCTGATATGATATCAACTGTAGATAGGACAGTTGGAAAATAGACAAACTAGTTAGAAAATAACTCAATTTTAACCTGTGAGAAAAATGCGAACAATTATGACCTAACAAAGTCAGCAGAAACAACGCAAACAACATCTCCAAATTAGTGACTTAAAGGAAGCAACCATGTTCCTAAGAGGTTAAGGATTCTCCTCATCCAATCATCAACTCATCAAGGAGCTCTGCTGACCATAAAGGCCTGAGACAAAACAACAAAGAAAcctatgaaaaaataaacaacaaagaCTTCCTCATAGTAAGATGTGTGGCATGATGTATTCTCCACTCAGATGGGAGTTTGATTAGCATTTCAGCCTTTTTTTTCCCTGTCAAAACATACTGACATGTGAGCTTTCAGGAATCAGGACGGATACAGACTTGAATTACCATAGTTTCACATAATTCTAGCATGAAAACCCAGTCTTATGTGGATCAAGAACTATTAGTGAAATTGCTAGGTTTAAAGCACACCCCACATTTGGATCCAATCCAGTATCAATCTGTTAAATATGCCAACCACATAAGTTGATAACCTTCCTACGACAACAGTCATATTCCCTTAAGCTGCAAAATTTTCATCCCAATCACCCTTTTCACTAGTATTTCTTGATAAATTGTTCCAGTACTCCTGAACCTGGAATAATTTACCCAAATTCAAGACACTAATATCCACAACACCAAATGGTTACTGAAACTCAGCCCTAGAGTGCAAATATTCCACATTACAAGAAAGATATAACTCCTGCCCTCCTCCCATAAATGGAGCTTCCAATAATATTATTCAGCAGTCACTGTTGTCCGTAGAACCTAATTCATAACAAAATAGTGCTTCCCTCTAAGATGCATCTAGACACAAGATGCTACCATGCATACATATCCCTTAATCTAAACTCCATGTATTGTCCTTCTCAGCATATCAGACACAATAAACAGCCAATTGGTTGGTTGGTAGGGGTTCTAACACCTTTACGAGGGGCCAGGGGCTCAAACCTTGTGGGCAGCTATGTGGTGGGAACTTAAGTGGATGCTAGCAACTACATGGTTTGGGAAGGGTTAAGGTGAGATGGGCCTAAAATGTTGCTCTCCTTGTCCCCAAATactaataatgacaataataacaacaacaaaatgataataacagaaaaaaacacacaaacacacaatgATTTAAGTCGTCAAATTCACTGATACTGTTAATTTCGACTGTTTTGTCCTTGATTTGGGCTATCATTTGAGAATCCAAATCAAACCCAGGCGGAATTATCCATTAACATTTGACTAACTTAAATTATGAATCACGATAAACTTGACATTACAATGAACTTCTTCGCTAAAGTGattctctattaaaaaaaaaaaaaatgctattgaTGCATGCACTGTCACTGGCACCACATTAACGTATGCAACTAAACCCAAACTCTATCAAGTTCCTGTCTCATGATAAGGATTCCGttattcaataaagaaattTTAACTCGTGGTCAATTCACTGTTTTCCAATAAtctgattaaataaataagcatCAACTGAACCTAATTATAATCAAAATCAgcaaataaatcaataaaacctCGCAGATCGAGAAATCAAAGATCGCACCTTCCTGAACTTCCTCCCCAAACGCCCGCTCCCCAAACACCTGCGCAAATTTCCACTCCAGCGGCCGAGCCGGCCCCGCCCGAGCCGTGACCTCCTCTCCGCCGATGCCGTTCATTATCCGATCAAATTCATAACCAAGTAACACGTATTCAATGGGTCAAAGACCGATCCAATGACCTAAATCGCTTATTAGCAACAGCCTTCATGGAAAATGAAAGCTTCTcgattcatcatcatcatccatcGCAACCTACGCGTACGTGCTCATACAGTCATACATCAAAGATATTCCACCCAAGCACACTCTCCTTCTCTCAccttctctctattttctcgcagtttctctctttttcttttccagacgaggaaaaaaaaaaagaaagagatcgGAAGAAAATGACGGACCATGAAATGCGTAGCAGCACCTCCTCTCTCCGTCGACATTtagttatattatattatatagagAAAAAGCTATTGCCAGATTTTCTCCGTTTCTGAAGGTGTGATTCCACAAAGCTGAGTGGAAACAGTAAAAGGGCACCTAGAGGCAGCTGGAAAAGTTGACGTTGACCGCTGAAAATGACGTTTTGGATGTGCAATCTTGGACGTCTGATACGACGACGAGTGCATGTTTGATCCGACGGCTGGTAGAGCGTGAGCGTTGTCTTTTCGTATTGAAAACCTTAAtcgtatataaaaattaaattttttgaattttttggtaAATTCCAGTTTATCCGttattccaaatttatttcacttattttaatttttctatataaaaatatattattttaaattatataaatttataactaatattaattatatttattttttcaacttttcataataaaatcgaaaacatttttcttaaattttttcgtattttaataaatttaaaatcataaccatcaataaaaaaagtatatatatatataattttaaaataaataaaagcacaTTTATtgcaatatttatatttaaactaataaaaaaaaattatgatgtaATGAAAAAACCATCCGTGAAATCTTAATACTTTAGCTTAATGTAAGAATTGAATCACTTACATtaggttaaataaattttgagctAACGATGGGTCACCTCTGTGGATAGAAAAATAGCAtaaaaggaagataaaaaataaataaataaataaatactaaaataaaatcaaacagtgagataatgtttttttaattctttaataatatttacGAGAACAATTTAGATGGATTGACTTAGACCCAACTCAACTTTTTTGAAGGAtttaaacaatcatttttaatattcgaATTGGATTTGAGTTAAGTTTTTTAACCCAAACTTAATTTGGATTGCACTTAAATTAAGGTTGGGACAACCCGAGCCTAAcccattttaataattttataatatttataatgtgtattattttatataataatatttattttccttttttatttttaaaaaaaaaatatcaaattatattacatCACAcatcttttttaaatatataaaattatcttttattttttgttattatgtcaaaattttgtcttattcactatttaaatttttatataaatatattaaaaattattagaaatggattttgaattttataactCAACAAATCTGAACACAACCCAATCAATCTAAGTTTAATTTGAATAACctgaatttagaaaaatgaaattatgctAAGTTTGACCCGAGTACCTTGAGTTAAAGTCGAAGTTAAGTTTAGAttcattatttcttaattcaagTTAAATTTCGATTAGTTATCAATTCAAGCAATCCATCTAAATTGTAgcattaataatattaatttttcacagagaaaaaaaaaatccattaaagaatacatgattttcaaatatttttttatattttaatttttataatcttttatGATAAATAGCctggataaaagaaaaatacatggCGTGGATAAAATGGTGAAAATGTCCTTAATAAGAGAAGATCGAGGCAGTGgctattttcttatatttagaagctatattgttttttttattattattaattatatatctgcctttttcctttaaaaaaaaaagaaaaaaaaagaaaaaaagaaaaaggaaaaaccaaatTCAAAAACCCGCCCGTTAGCAAAACCCCCAAATCTTCCCTCCCCAAAACTAGGGTTTCTGCATTCAAAGACTGCACCAACAAACGCCAAAACTCAGCGTTTCAGTCTCCACCCAAGCTCTCTACGATGGACACAGCCTCAGAGAGCTACCAAAAAATGCTCCACGAGTCAATCCAACGCTTTTTTGCCGAGTATGAAAAAGGGGTCACCGATTTCTCAGCTTTCAGCTCGATTTTCTTCCGATTAATGCAAGCATCGCCCGATCCACCACTCGAAACGGTTTGGTTTTACTCTGCTCTGAACTTTCATAGCAGTAATTTCACAATTCAAGACCCAATTTTGGTTTACAGAGAACTGTTTCAGTTGATAGTGACTTGTTCTGCTCTATGTAATAGTGGGTTGAAGAGAATTGCTTTACTCGCGCCGGTAATTTACGAATTGTACCGTCTGGTGTCCGAGAAAAGGGGTTTTTGGTTGAATAGTGATGTTGAGTTTTTGGTAGAAAGGATTGTTAGCTATCTTAGCATATGTTGTAAAAATTCGGACCCTGAAGTGGGTTCTGTCCATTTGGGCCCTGGTTTTCTGGATGTGGTTCGTGTTTGGACAGTTGGTAGGTTAGAGGGAATTCGTACATTTGGTGATGATTTGAGTGTGTTTTTTCCTCTTGTTAGTGATGAAGTTTGTCAAGGGTTGGTGTGGGATGCGGGGTTGGCTACTTAGCTGGGATTGTGATGAGTGAGGCTTTTATAACGAGGTTGTGCTTGAAGTTCGGTTCAGGGGCTTCAAGAGCAGAGTTGGAGAAAGATATGCGAAATTTGGCAGTTGAGATGATAAGTGGTTTTCGGAATTGTTACTTTTTTGGTGAGATTCTGTTTTCATCAATCTGAGCTGTagtgtattttctttttcccaattAAGGTTTCAATTCAGCATCATGGTTGTTTACTTAGTTAGAATCTTCACGACACTTAAAGAAGTTTGTCTATATCTACTATGAGTTCATGACATTCTTGTATCATATGACTATCTAGATTATAGCATAAATTATGTACTAGCCATCCAAAATCATCTCGTTGTGTATGTGATGACCCACCACTTGAGTGAGCTATTTAAAGTGAATTTCTAGTATAATAAACCAGAGCATCACATGGATTATGCTTCCTTCATATGAACATggagatttttcttttcttttttgacatCGTTATTAATTTGATGCACTGACACAgtgtaattgattttttattttttttgttttattgtatTTGATGCCATTAGTTAACTCATAGACCTATGTCTTGCCACCACTAGAAGGATAAGGATTAGTTTGTTGCTGCAAACTCTGTTTAATTTGTGTAGAACGTTTTTATGTCCATTTTATTACCTTTAgtgcaattttctttttttgcttgcttcccaatatttttgttaaacattTTATTGGTGAGTAAATTCATGAAGGTTTATTTCTCGTTGGAAGTTCAGTGGGTGCTTCATATCCTTGGTGGAGCATATTTCTTCCCATCTACCCTCCTTAGTGGGGGAAATTGACAAGAAGTTTTTCTTAGCTTAGGTCTAGTTGAACTCCTTCTATTCTTACTTTTCATTCTTCAATCATGATATGTACTTCCTGATCTTCTTGATGCATATCAGATACCCTTCTAAGGATGTTGCTGGAGCCGGTTTTGCCTGTTACATCTCTATTGGTCAGtatgtttagttttttcttttgtttactcTGTTCATACTTCATAGTTGCTAAAACTTTCCTCGCTTCATCAGATGATCAAGATTATGCTGTTTCTTTACCATTTCTTGATGGTTTCTGGTTTTTCCTGCTTTATCATGTCTAGAAAGGTTCATGTAGCTGACCCCAAGCAATTGGGTGAGATTTTGATGAGAGTTGTGTTTCCTGCTATATTATCCGTTAATGGGTTACTTCTGGGTCATGACTTGGAATTTGGAAGAGTGTCGTAATAAGAAGGGTCCAATTATAAGCAACCTTCTTTTCCCTGGTAACTCTGGTTGCTTAGTGGCAGAATATGTGTTGATGTAAAACCTGTTGCTCTTGccatttgaaagaaaacatgaAACATTCCAGTAGTTATCTAATTCccaatttaaaatttgtctCATGGCAGAGTGCTGAAGATGAAGTTCTTTTACGAAAAGTCCTGTATGATGCTGTGATAATGGAAAAGTATACTTTCCTCGATCCTCAAATTGGGATTCAGCTCTTTGGTAACcagttaaaaaatattgttgttACATGGTTGTTTGTTGCTGACAATGCCATACTCTATGTTAGGTATGAGAAAGATGAACAATCTGGCTGAGATGAAGATTTTCCATTAAAGGATTTCATTTGACAAATTTCGTTATTTGGTTGGTGACAGGGAAAATGGTGATCAGGCCAAAGCTATTTCCTATATAAAGGCCTTCTCTGAATCTCAATTACCATCTCAATTAATTAAGTGGGTAGCTACTCAGAGTGGCATGGGAGAGGAAATGGGTAgaccaaaattttcaactccTATAGCTTTTATGAGTGAGTAACTCTTATATCTACACTGCACCCTCTTGTCATTTACCTTATTTGTTAAAGGTCAGCGTCTCCTAAACCAGCTTGTCTGGTTATGATTTGTATCATTCAATGTTATGGTATACTGGGGTGCCGTCGTATCATTGTAAAAGCGAAGTGGGTTGACTACTATAATACACCCCTCCTCCATTTTTCACATGAGGGATACCAGTGCCATCTATATTTTGGTGTGCCCTATGATCATCTTCAACCAGAAGAACCAGGGATGATAGAACATAAAAGGAGTTGCctgttttgtattttttccCCACTTTTCAGATATATCATGTGCGTTTTTCAAATGCTTAACTTCGTAGTGATTTTATTTCTAGAATGGCTGCTGATTGCTGAAGATCAAGGGATAAGAGTATTTGATCATAACATCTCCAAGCTCCATGCCAAAGCAATGATGTACAAGTCAAGAGTAGAGTATGAGCTCCCAGTATGTAAGTTAGATGGCAAGACTCAGGATAATAATGTCTTCTTTCACACTGATAATGAGGGGAGTGGAGAAGAGAAAATTGATGGTGATCAAGAGATGATAGATTCTTTGAATGCTGCAATGTTGGCTGCTGCCTGCACAGTGAATTTGACAACTGATGGGAGAAGAAAGCGCAAAGGGATAATCAATGAAGGGAAAACACAATTTAAGTTTGGTAAGTATCATGTTCTTGAAAATTCGTTTGGAGATAATCGTTTGCCCTTTGGTGATGATGGTGGTTCGAGTAGCGGGAGTGAGGTGGAAAATCCAGTTTCTGATGAAGATATGGAGATTATGGAGCAATAAGTGCTGGTCGACACAGTTTTGTGGGCATGAAAACATTTACTGATTCCATTTTCTGATGCACTCTCTTCTGTACTAGTGGAGTGTTGAGAATTAGAAAGATCTATTGTGAATACAACCAGCCTCCTATCTCTTACACTATTCCCtatcaaacactttcaaaacggTTTAGGAAATTGAAGCAGATAATCCATCCCACAGTTGGGCGATGTCTACTTGAATGCTTTAAAGGATGCAGATGCAAATGCAATACTGATCTCATTCTGCTAGCCTGCTCGGTTTTGTTAATTCGACAGTTCTTTCAATGCGTCCTCTGAATTGGTTCAATTCTCAAGCCTGCTCTGCTTCAGGGTTTAAGCTGGCTCAGGTACTTTTCCCCTCTGTATcagatatttgtttgataaatGATCAGGCAGATTTTGGCTTTGATTCTGTTGAAGTGTGTTTGTTCATTGTACTTCAATTCTCTAGTGGAATCTAATCTAATTCTGACAGAATATGGCTGAAAATATTTAGAATGATCAAACACAAACGGGGCTTGTTTGGTTGGCAGcagaattattttcttttggtggACTTCAGTGTTTTAATACATATTATTTGTTTAAGGTAagtcttattttcaaatattttgtgtaaataaaagaaaaaattcaaggtGTTGTTTcataagtgttttttaaaacagtttttgaaaattgttctctaatatGTTGTAAAAGTCtgtttaaaacttaaaatattgtttaacttattttttatgttataaaaataatttttatatgtagtgctttctttttaattgtttttcatatttgtataattattttttaaaacaatccttaaaaaaataactaaaaacacttaaaatagATTTACTTAAAacagtatatttttttttgtttttaagaacaaaaattgtttcctaATTGTCAAACGATGGCTTCTTGTGTTTTTGTTATAAAgagtaaaaaactaaaataattttcaaatggttataaaacagtttttatgaaatttggaatttaaataATACTTACAACATagatttttattcatatttaatatgaATTCAAACTTattaggccatgtttggttcttggaaaacagcaaaaaaagaaaaaaaaaatgataagaaaagtgattttattttgaaaaatatgaaaaagaaaagttaaatataattaaaattattaaaaagtttgtatatttttaaatgatttaatctatatataaaagagttaaatctgtcaaaaaaaatttgaagtaatattaatatttgtaaataagtta
Coding sequences:
- the LOC117912670 gene encoding LOW QUALITY PROTEIN: uncharacterized protein LOC117912670 (The sequence of the model RefSeq protein was modified relative to this genomic sequence to represent the inferred CDS: deleted 2 bases in 1 codon); translation: MDTASESYQKMLHESIQRFFAEYEKGVTDFSAFSSIFFRLMQASPDPPLETVWFYSALNFHSSNFTIQDPILVYRELFQLIVTCSALCNSGLKRIALLAPVIYELYRLVSEKRGFWLNSDVEFLVERIVSYLSICCKNSDPEVGSVHLGPGFLDVVRVWTVGRLEGIRTFGDDLSVFFPLVSDEVCQVGVGCGVGYLAGIVMSEAFITRLCLKFGSGASRAELEKDMRNLAVEMISGFRNCYFFDTLLRMLLEPVLPVTSLLMIKIMLFLYHFLMVSGFSCFIMSRKVHVADPKQLGEILMRVVFPAILSVNGLLLGHDLEFGRSAEDEVLLRKVLYDAVIMEKYTFLDPQIGIQLFGNQLKNIVVTWLFVADNAILYVRENGDQAKAISYIKAFSESQLPSQLIKWVATQSGMGEEMGRPKFSTPIAFMKWLLIAEDQGIRVFDHNISKLHAKAMMYKSRVEYELPVCKLDGKTQDNNVFFHTDNEGSGEEKIDGDQEMIDSLNAAMLAAACTVNLTTDGRRKRKGIINEGKTQFKFGKYHVLENSFGDNRLPFGDDGGSSSGSEVENPVSDEDMEIMEQ